The following coding sequences are from one Phenylobacterium glaciei window:
- the map gene encoding type I methionyl aminopeptidase translates to MTLNDVLEAETRTGEIRVHGPEGFEGMRVAGKLAAECLDLLTPYVVPGVVTDELDRLAREFILDHKALPACLGYRGYTKTVCISVNHVVCHGIPSERALREGDIANIDVTCIVDGWHGDHSRMYGVGPIAPRAKRLIDVTYEAMQRGLDAVKPGARTGDIGFAIQQYVEAQRCSVVRDFCGHGLGRVFHDAPNILHFGHKNTGELLRPGMFFTIEPMVNLGKHPVKILADGWTAVTRDKSLSAQCEHSVGVTETGYEVFTLSPQGLFKPPVQGD, encoded by the coding sequence ATGACCCTCAACGACGTCCTCGAGGCTGAAACCCGCACCGGCGAGATCCGCGTCCATGGCCCGGAGGGGTTCGAGGGCATGCGCGTCGCCGGCAAGCTGGCCGCCGAGTGTCTGGATTTGCTGACGCCCTACGTCGTGCCCGGCGTGGTCACCGATGAGCTGGACCGGCTGGCGCGGGAATTCATCCTGGATCACAAGGCCCTGCCAGCCTGCCTGGGCTATCGCGGCTACACCAAGACGGTCTGCATCTCGGTCAATCACGTGGTCTGCCACGGCATTCCCAGTGAGCGGGCCCTGCGCGAGGGCGACATCGCCAATATCGACGTCACCTGTATTGTAGACGGCTGGCACGGGGACCACAGCCGCATGTACGGCGTCGGCCCCATCGCGCCGCGCGCCAAGCGGCTGATCGATGTGACCTATGAGGCCATGCAGCGTGGCCTGGACGCGGTGAAGCCCGGGGCCCGGACCGGCGACATCGGCTTTGCGATCCAACAGTATGTGGAGGCCCAGCGCTGCTCGGTGGTGCGCGACTTCTGCGGCCACGGCCTGGGCCGCGTCTTCCACGACGCCCCCAACATCCTGCACTTCGGCCACAAAAACACTGGCGAGCTGCTGCGGCCGGGCATGTTCTTCACCATCGAACCGATGGTGAACCTGGGCAAGCACCCGGTGAAGATCCTGGCGGATGGCTGGACGGCGGTGACCCGCGACAAGTCGCTGTCGGCCCAGTGCGAGCATTCGGTGGGCGTGACGGAGACCGGCTACGAGGTCTTCACCCTGTCGCCGCAAGGCCTGTTCAAGCCGCCCGTGCAGGGTGACTGA
- the radC gene encoding RadC family protein translates to MADGGELQEAWSGELFPARPVAKTKPHYLGHRDRLRDRTRAGGFSGLPDYEFLELYLFRTIPRGDVKPLAKALLARFGSLPGVLGASLDELKTVGGVGDAVALDLKLLQEAALRVGKAAVVKRTVISSSSALSAYVRTALAHEPREQFRVLFLDKKNQLIADEVMNHGTVDHAPVYPREVMRRALELSASALILVHNHPSGDPTPSGADVQMTREIVEAGRSLRIAIHDHLVVGRDGVASFKALGLF, encoded by the coding sequence ATGGCGGACGGTGGCGAACTTCAGGAAGCCTGGAGCGGTGAGCTCTTCCCCGCCAGACCCGTCGCCAAGACCAAGCCGCACTATCTCGGCCACCGCGACCGGCTGCGGGACCGGACGCGGGCCGGGGGTTTTTCGGGTCTGCCCGACTATGAGTTTCTGGAGCTCTACCTGTTCCGAACCATCCCGCGCGGCGACGTCAAACCCCTGGCCAAGGCGCTGCTGGCGCGGTTTGGGTCCCTCCCGGGAGTGCTGGGCGCTTCGCTGGACGAGCTGAAGACAGTGGGCGGGGTCGGCGACGCCGTGGCCCTGGACCTGAAGCTGCTGCAGGAGGCGGCGCTTAGGGTCGGCAAGGCTGCGGTGGTCAAGCGCACGGTGATCTCGTCCTCCAGCGCGCTTTCGGCCTATGTCCGCACCGCCTTGGCCCACGAACCGCGCGAGCAGTTCCGGGTGCTGTTCCTGGACAAGAAGAACCAGCTGATCGCCGACGAGGTGATGAACCATGGCACGGTCGATCACGCGCCCGTCTATCCGCGCGAGGTGATGCGACGGGCGCTGGAGCTATCGGCCAGCGCGCTGATCCTGGTGCACAACCACCCCAGCGGCGATCCCACGCCGTCCGGCGCCGACGTTCAGATGACCCGCGAGATCGTCGAGGCGGGCCGGTCTCTGCGCATCGCCATCCATGACCATCTGGTGGTGGGCCGCGACGGGGTGGCCAGCTTCAAGGCGCTGGGGCTGTTTTAG
- a CDS encoding SapC family protein — MRPLFYQNPVALHPAAHGAAGLAETFDYGFARNTNAIPISLSEIPAAALSYPIVFTVDGAVTPVAIVGLMADQNLFVDAHGAWRSGCYIPAYVRRYPFILAEDPDGRSVQLCVEDDPEVLVPAGGRPLFANGAPSAMTQEAFSFCKHHRAEHLATGPFVEALIACGILVERTAGAILPDGREIQLEGLAGIDEVKFAALPDEAHALLKRQGWLGAVYAQILSGLNWPRLGDMLLETAK; from the coding sequence ATGAGACCACTTTTCTATCAGAATCCGGTTGCGCTTCACCCGGCCGCGCATGGCGCGGCGGGGCTGGCGGAGACGTTCGACTACGGCTTCGCGCGTAACACCAACGCCATTCCGATCAGCCTGTCTGAAATCCCGGCCGCGGCCCTATCCTATCCCATCGTGTTTACCGTGGATGGAGCTGTCACGCCGGTTGCGATCGTCGGGCTCATGGCCGACCAGAACCTGTTTGTTGACGCCCATGGAGCTTGGCGTAGCGGCTGCTACATCCCGGCATATGTCCGTCGCTACCCCTTCATCCTGGCCGAAGACCCGGACGGTCGAAGCGTGCAGCTCTGTGTTGAGGACGACCCTGAGGTCTTGGTCCCCGCGGGCGGCCGTCCCCTTTTCGCCAACGGCGCGCCTTCGGCCATGACTCAGGAAGCTTTCAGTTTTTGCAAGCATCATCGCGCCGAACATCTTGCGACAGGACCTTTCGTCGAGGCCCTGATTGCCTGCGGGATCCTTGTTGAGCGTACCGCAGGTGCGATTTTGCCGGACGGTCGCGAGATCCAGCTGGAGGGCCTAGCGGGCATTGACGAGGTCAAGTTTGCGGCCCTGCCTGATGAAGCCCATGCGCTCCTCAAGCGCCAGGGCTGGCTAGGCGCGGTCTACGCCCAGATCTTGTCGGGCCTCAACTGGCCGCGCCTGGGCGACATGCTGCTCGAAACGGCCAAATAG
- a CDS encoding arylsulfotransferase family protein, whose amino-acid sequence MLAWRETVFLLRGVKRRAGEVTESVVALHPVSGRRALRHNWLPLLSMFWGVALFSYLYGVGSQEYDLFPADLVHAAVVPAKKAVATVIGHVSVPYAKTTAKQTITVLKPEAMQPGLTMLSGVGDRGALFVKLVDAQGRAHHTWDLDFFSHWPNPVHVPADERPKQRPGTHIHGMSLSPNGDLTFNYEYLGTMQVDICGRTKWRLPRQTHHSLFRDEDGYFWTSEAKIAHQPRPDLPGYKPPFFDYKILKVSPQGKVVEELDMFNVIQRSGYTGLLYQMSQDNDRPQVTGDTLHVNRVEVFPASMTPGIFKPGDIMVSMRNINTVIVIDQRTHLIKTVIAGRFVRQHDTRFVDGSTISVFDNNNIGAPDEQASSRILLYSVAHNSEKVLFEGNAEHPFFTYIMGKQHQLENGGLLVTEAVKGRAIEVDREGHVVWTYNNIIKDGLAGLLEDAQRIPPGVLSEARLAELSAACPKADKP is encoded by the coding sequence TTGCTCGCTTGGCGCGAAACAGTATTCCTCTTGCGTGGCGTGAAGCGACGCGCCGGTGAGGTGACCGAAAGTGTGGTCGCTCTTCATCCAGTATCCGGGCGACGTGCATTGAGACACAATTGGCTTCCTCTCCTGTCGATGTTTTGGGGCGTCGCCCTTTTCTCGTATCTCTACGGGGTCGGTTCGCAGGAATATGATCTGTTTCCCGCTGATCTGGTCCACGCGGCCGTGGTTCCAGCCAAGAAGGCCGTGGCGACGGTCATCGGCCACGTCTCCGTGCCCTACGCCAAGACGACCGCGAAGCAGACCATCACCGTCCTCAAGCCGGAGGCGATGCAGCCTGGGCTGACGATGCTGAGCGGCGTTGGTGATCGCGGCGCTCTCTTCGTGAAACTGGTAGATGCGCAGGGCCGAGCCCATCACACGTGGGATCTCGACTTCTTCTCGCACTGGCCGAACCCCGTCCATGTTCCGGCGGACGAACGTCCCAAGCAGCGACCGGGCACTCACATTCACGGAATGTCGCTCTCGCCGAATGGCGACCTGACGTTCAACTATGAATATCTCGGAACCATGCAGGTCGATATCTGCGGGCGTACCAAGTGGCGGCTGCCGCGACAGACGCATCACTCCCTGTTCCGTGACGAGGACGGCTATTTCTGGACCTCGGAGGCCAAGATCGCTCACCAGCCTCGGCCCGACCTGCCCGGCTACAAGCCGCCGTTCTTTGACTACAAGATTTTGAAGGTCTCGCCCCAGGGCAAGGTGGTCGAGGAACTGGACATGTTCAACGTCATCCAGCGGAGCGGATACACTGGTCTCCTGTACCAGATGTCACAGGACAATGACCGGCCGCAGGTGACCGGGGACACCCTGCACGTCAATCGCGTGGAGGTGTTTCCTGCGTCAATGACGCCTGGAATATTCAAGCCCGGCGATATCATGGTCTCGATGCGCAATATCAACACCGTGATTGTCATCGATCAGCGCACCCACCTGATCAAGACTGTGATCGCAGGCCGGTTTGTGCGCCAGCACGACACCCGTTTTGTCGATGGCTCCACCATTTCGGTGTTCGACAACAACAACATCGGTGCGCCAGACGAGCAAGCATCGAGCCGAATTTTACTCTATTCCGTCGCCCACAACAGCGAGAAGGTGTTGTTCGAAGGCAATGCCGAACACCCCTTTTTCACCTATATCATGGGCAAACAGCACCAGCTTGAGAATGGCGGTCTGCTCGTGACCGAGGCGGTCAAGGGCCGGGCCATAGAAGTGGACCGCGAGGGGCATGTGGTTTGGACATACAACAACATAATCAAGGACGGTTTGGCCGGCCTGCTGGAAGATGCCCAGAGAATTCCGCCCGGCGTCCTCTCGGAAGCGCGGCTGGCCGAGCTCTCCGCCGCCTGCCCGAAAGCCGACAAGCCATGA
- a CDS encoding sulfotransferase translates to MSRLLGSGLPGAVLLVVAAIAIAALLKAGPVVGRMLALSREARSQWPTLNDDGREALSRRMAAGMGALCLRITAILIAALGAPLLALWLLDRARLVAFDKVIATSLSPGFLVATTLTGVVLAWIVAHRPAPAVDGWRHRYSRVERLLHVLAFATWPLQVALADIEVVVFARELRGLETKRPVFVAGLPRAGTTLLLQLLEATGEFASYRYRDMPFLLAPMFWRALSPRNRDLVAPQARAHGDGVEIGIESPEAFEEVLWRTFHPERYRNATLPLWGRQVDRDFPEAFRSQMRKLIAIRRTDAPNATRYLSKNNGNIARLAAVAAMFPDAVVLAPYRDPLAHAASLLRQHLNFLELHGRDDFSRRYMEAIGHYDFGANLKPIAFDDTVSGDADFTRLETWLDYWSAAYEHLLSLDQKAIVFISYEALCDAPAATLAALADRVGLAAPGDLTARAGEVWPSRAADEPQVDAASLERARAIQARLDAVALSSSGV, encoded by the coding sequence ATGAGCAGGCTGCTTGGCAGCGGCCTGCCAGGCGCCGTGCTGCTGGTGGTCGCGGCCATTGCGATCGCAGCGCTTTTGAAAGCCGGGCCTGTCGTCGGCCGGATGCTGGCGCTGAGTCGAGAAGCCCGGTCCCAGTGGCCGACCCTGAATGATGACGGCCGCGAGGCCTTGTCTAGGCGCATGGCCGCGGGCATGGGCGCACTGTGTCTGCGCATCACCGCCATTCTGATCGCGGCCTTGGGCGCACCGCTGCTGGCTCTCTGGCTGCTGGACCGGGCGCGATTGGTCGCCTTCGACAAGGTGATAGCCACCAGCCTTTCCCCAGGGTTTCTGGTCGCCACCACTCTCACCGGCGTGGTGCTGGCGTGGATAGTGGCCCACCGCCCAGCGCCGGCCGTGGATGGGTGGCGCCATCGATACAGTCGCGTGGAGCGCCTGCTGCATGTCCTGGCCTTCGCCACCTGGCCGTTGCAGGTCGCGCTGGCGGATATCGAAGTGGTGGTCTTCGCTCGCGAGTTGCGCGGCCTTGAGACCAAGCGGCCGGTCTTCGTCGCCGGGCTTCCGCGGGCGGGCACGACCTTGCTGCTTCAACTCCTGGAGGCTACCGGCGAATTCGCCAGCTACCGCTATCGGGACATGCCCTTCCTGTTGGCCCCCATGTTCTGGCGGGCCCTCTCGCCCCGCAACCGGGACTTGGTGGCCCCTCAGGCGCGCGCGCACGGCGATGGCGTCGAGATCGGAATCGAGAGCCCCGAGGCCTTCGAGGAGGTCCTGTGGCGCACCTTTCATCCGGAGCGGTATCGGAACGCCACCCTGCCGTTGTGGGGTCGGCAGGTCGATCGCGATTTCCCCGAGGCCTTCCGCTCGCAGATGCGCAAGCTGATCGCCATACGGCGCACGGACGCGCCGAATGCGACACGCTACCTTTCGAAAAACAACGGCAACATCGCGCGCCTTGCCGCCGTCGCAGCGATGTTTCCCGATGCCGTGGTCTTGGCCCCCTACCGTGATCCGTTGGCCCACGCCGCCTCACTGTTGCGTCAGCATCTCAACTTCCTGGAGTTGCATGGACGTGACGATTTTTCACGCCGCTACATGGAGGCGATCGGGCACTACGACTTTGGCGCCAATCTGAAGCCAATCGCCTTTGATGACACTGTATCGGGCGATGCGGACTTCACTCGCCTGGAAACCTGGCTCGACTATTGGTCGGCCGCGTACGAGCATCTCCTTAGCCTAGACCAGAAAGCTATCGTGTTCATCTCGTACGAAGCGCTTTGCGATGCTCCGGCCGCGACTCTCGCGGCGCTGGCCGACAGGGTGGGGCTCGCCGCGCCGGGCGATCTGACGGCCAGGGCCGGGGAGGTCTGGCCGTCCAGGGCCGCCGACGAACCTCAGGTTGACGCCGCCAGCCTGGAGCGGGCACGCGCGATCCAGGCGAGGCTGGACGCCGTGGCGTTGTCCAGCTCCGGGGTCTGA
- the galE gene encoding UDP-glucose 4-epimerase GalE has protein sequence MQTVLVSGGAGYVGSHTCLRLSEAGFNPVVFDNLSNGHAEFVQWGPLEVGDIRDSTRLDAVFAAHKPVAVLHFAALIEVGESVLHPSRFYENNVAGALNLVQAAQRAGVDAFVFSSTCATYGDPVTTPMDESHVQRPVNPYGRTKLMVEQILADLDRYAGFRSVSLRYFNAAGADFDGRIGERHHPETHAIPLAIQAAMDSGKTFKIFGEDYATPDGTAVRDYIHVLDLADAHVLALKRLLAGGATDVFNLGTGRGTSVRELIDTIRTVSGTNQNMTVIKAERRPGDAAALVADNKKAQADLGWTPRYGLTEIVESAWRWHQAEANRLVLAGVE, from the coding sequence ATGCAGACTGTATTGGTTAGCGGCGGCGCTGGTTATGTCGGCTCCCATACCTGCCTGCGTCTGTCAGAAGCCGGTTTTAATCCTGTCGTCTTCGACAACCTGTCGAACGGGCATGCGGAATTCGTACAGTGGGGGCCTCTAGAAGTCGGCGACATACGCGATAGCACACGGCTGGACGCGGTGTTTGCAGCGCACAAGCCGGTGGCGGTCCTCCACTTCGCAGCGCTGATCGAGGTGGGAGAGTCGGTGCTGCACCCCTCCCGCTTCTACGAAAACAATGTGGCCGGCGCGTTGAACCTGGTTCAGGCGGCGCAGAGGGCAGGGGTAGACGCCTTTGTCTTTTCCTCCACCTGCGCAACCTATGGCGACCCCGTGACCACCCCCATGGATGAGAGCCACGTCCAGCGACCCGTCAATCCCTATGGTCGCACCAAGCTTATGGTGGAGCAGATCCTTGCCGATCTGGACCGCTATGCGGGGTTCCGATCCGTCAGCCTGCGCTACTTCAACGCCGCGGGGGCCGATTTCGACGGGCGGATCGGAGAGCGTCATCATCCCGAGACCCACGCTATTCCTCTGGCCATCCAGGCCGCCATGGACAGCGGCAAGACCTTCAAGATTTTTGGCGAAGACTATGCAACCCCGGACGGGACGGCGGTGCGTGACTATATCCACGTGCTGGACCTAGCCGACGCCCACGTCCTTGCCCTCAAGCGGCTGCTGGCCGGGGGCGCCACTGATGTCTTCAATCTGGGCACGGGCCGTGGCACGAGCGTGCGCGAGTTGATCGATACGATCCGGACGGTCTCCGGCACCAACCAAAACATGACTGTTATTAAGGCTGAACGGCGGCCTGGTGATGCTGCGGCCCTGGTGGCGGACAACAAGAAGGCCCAGGCTGATCTGGGGTGGACACCCCGCTATGGGCTGACCGAGATCGTGGAGTCGGCGTGGCGCTGGCATCAGGCCGAGGCCAATCGCCTTGTCCTGGCCGGCGTGGAGTAG
- a CDS encoding transglutaminase-like cysteine peptidase → MLGACTTVSPTANTSLTLLTTAPESATKKVAVSAFMPMGAAVDAPRGYADMCRVRSPLCSERPAIEVAGRMLIGDFASSVDLSAKPSSIRNAQPEGQAFLIRASWGGAPALATGGLGADLGERELSSFGMAALPAPAVDAPAAPKPADAAAKPLAERLKMLASVNSYVNQHVVQRTDMQNYGVEEYWTRSGVGPGATGDCEDVATEKRQQLIEQGYPVEDLFYAVAYRRDIGLHAVLVAHTETGDLVLDGRTSRIVSWDKAGYNWVKRQAQNDPSSWVMIDHPKLMASGLRVASLDPEMANRGGPGSN, encoded by the coding sequence ATGCTCGGCGCCTGTACGACGGTGAGCCCTACGGCCAATACGTCGCTGACGTTGCTGACGACCGCGCCAGAGAGCGCAACCAAGAAGGTTGCGGTCTCGGCGTTCATGCCGATGGGCGCCGCGGTTGACGCCCCCCGTGGCTATGCCGACATGTGCAGGGTGCGCAGTCCCCTGTGTTCGGAGCGGCCCGCGATTGAGGTCGCCGGCCGCATGCTGATCGGCGACTTCGCCTCCAGCGTCGACCTGAGCGCCAAGCCTTCTTCGATCCGCAATGCCCAGCCGGAGGGCCAGGCCTTCCTGATCCGTGCTTCCTGGGGCGGCGCCCCGGCGCTGGCAACCGGCGGACTGGGCGCCGACCTTGGAGAGCGCGAGCTCTCCAGCTTTGGTATGGCTGCACTGCCCGCCCCGGCCGTTGACGCCCCCGCGGCGCCCAAGCCTGCCGACGCGGCCGCCAAGCCCTTGGCGGAGCGCCTGAAGATGCTGGCGTCCGTCAACAGCTACGTGAACCAGCACGTCGTGCAGCGGACGGACATGCAAAACTACGGTGTCGAAGAATACTGGACCCGCTCAGGCGTTGGACCTGGCGCGACCGGCGATTGCGAAGATGTCGCCACCGAGAAGCGCCAGCAGCTGATCGAGCAGGGCTATCCGGTCGAGGATCTTTTCTACGCCGTCGCGTACCGCCGCGACATCGGCCTCCACGCGGTGCTCGTGGCGCACACCGAAACCGGCGACCTCGTCCTTGATGGCCGCACGTCGCGGATCGTGAGTTGGGACAAGGCCGGCTATAACTGGGTGAAGCGTCAGGCGCAAAATGACCCCTCGTCCTGGGTCATGATCGATCATCCCAAGCTGATGGCCTCTGGCCTGCGTGTTGCATCCCTTGATCCCGAGATGGCGAACCGGGGTGGTCCTGGTTCAAACTGA
- a CDS encoding polysaccharide biosynthesis/export family protein, whose translation MTRRFLLAFVLSASCLGACSSIGAPAAPAAQSVMDAPAAAVDAAALPSLSDYTLGAADKVRILVYNEPNLSGEFLVNSNGMISVPLIGDVTALNRTTTQIRADIETRLSAGYLRAPQVSVDVLTFRPFYILGEVNKPGDYPYSAGLTALKAVATANGFTYRADKKNYYLKHPGQSEEVKHPMSADMMLQPGDTVRIAERYF comes from the coding sequence ATGACGCGCAGGTTCTTGCTGGCTTTCGTTCTCAGCGCTTCCTGCCTCGGGGCATGCTCAAGCATTGGCGCGCCGGCGGCGCCCGCCGCCCAGTCCGTGATGGACGCCCCGGCGGCAGCCGTCGACGCAGCGGCGCTGCCGAGTCTTTCAGACTACACACTGGGCGCAGCCGACAAGGTTCGAATCCTTGTTTATAATGAACCTAATCTGTCGGGCGAGTTCCTGGTGAACTCCAATGGCATGATTTCGGTGCCGCTCATCGGCGATGTGACGGCCCTTAACCGCACCACCACCCAAATTCGTGCCGATATCGAGACCCGTCTCTCCGCGGGTTACCTGCGTGCGCCGCAGGTCAGTGTCGATGTGCTAACCTTCCGGCCGTTCTACATCCTGGGCGAAGTGAACAAGCCCGGCGACTATCCCTATTCGGCCGGCCTCACGGCGCTGAAAGCGGTCGCCACGGCCAACGGCTTCACCTATCGGGCCGACAAGAAGAACTACTATCTCAAGCACCCGGGCCAGTCCGAGGAGGTCAAGCATCCCATGTCCGCGGACATGATGCTGCAGCCTGGCGACACGGTTCGGATCGCGGAGCGTTATTTCTAG
- a CDS encoding outer membrane beta-barrel protein, whose protein sequence is MTRLRVSLSLGAASTLLFFANGASAQSGTTDFDVPQFYGRGKNTSVLERDRSEYQAIGVHAGAFTVYPKLNVGVSSTDNVYPGANTAALKNKSDQYATIAPSVFVASDWSRHSLSGSASVLRQEYSKFSTENSTGWDVRGNARLDVHADSYINLGGDAQRVYEARGSQNSISTASKPIPLDTQGAYVRGLYSADRVRTAVDLDYRNFDYKNVPGALFEDTRDFEQKRASLRADFALSPDTAIFAKVAGAQNKYRQGTSTGVITDKRDSSEFRALTGANFDLSDVARGEIGVGYVSRDYDSVFFKDVKGVAVAAKIEYFPTQLITVTGVAQRSVQDAAFSRSGGYFQNTVSVSADYELRRNFIVSAAAGYERDEFQGVDRSDKVANVGLGARYLVNRSFGIGASVSYADRKSSGAAATIGPQFNVTRIGLSLVFQR, encoded by the coding sequence ATGACCCGGTTGCGCGTTTCACTGTCGCTTGGGGCGGCTTCCACGCTGCTGTTCTTTGCGAACGGCGCTTCCGCTCAGAGCGGCACCACCGACTTCGACGTGCCCCAGTTCTATGGGCGCGGCAAGAACACCAGTGTTCTTGAACGCGATCGGTCTGAGTACCAAGCCATCGGCGTCCACGCCGGCGCGTTCACGGTCTATCCGAAGCTGAACGTCGGCGTCTCTTCGACGGACAATGTCTATCCGGGCGCCAACACTGCGGCGCTCAAGAACAAGTCCGACCAGTACGCCACCATCGCGCCTTCGGTCTTCGTGGCGAGCGATTGGAGCCGTCACAGCCTGTCGGGCTCGGCCTCCGTGCTGCGGCAGGAATATTCGAAGTTCTCGACCGAGAACTCCACGGGTTGGGATGTCCGGGGCAACGCGCGCCTCGACGTGCACGCCGATTCCTACATCAACCTGGGCGGCGATGCTCAGCGGGTCTATGAGGCCCGCGGCAGCCAGAACTCGATTTCCACGGCCTCGAAGCCGATCCCGCTGGACACCCAGGGCGCCTACGTGCGCGGCCTGTACAGCGCCGATCGAGTCCGAACCGCTGTCGACCTCGACTATCGTAACTTCGACTACAAGAACGTACCTGGCGCGCTCTTCGAAGACACCCGAGATTTCGAGCAGAAGCGGGCGAGTTTGCGCGCCGACTTCGCGCTCAGCCCCGACACCGCGATTTTCGCCAAGGTGGCTGGCGCTCAGAACAAGTATCGTCAGGGCACGAGCACCGGCGTTATCACCGACAAGCGTGACTCCAGCGAATTCCGGGCCCTGACCGGGGCCAACTTCGACCTTTCCGACGTCGCCCGTGGCGAAATCGGTGTGGGCTACGTGTCGCGCGACTACGACTCCGTCTTCTTCAAGGACGTCAAAGGTGTCGCGGTTGCGGCGAAGATCGAGTACTTCCCGACCCAGCTGATTACGGTGACAGGTGTCGCCCAGCGTTCGGTGCAGGATGCGGCCTTCAGCCGGTCGGGCGGCTACTTCCAGAACACCGTGTCGGTCAGCGCGGATTATGAGTTGCGGCGTAACTTCATCGTGAGCGCTGCGGCCGGTTATGAACGCGACGAATTCCAAGGCGTCGACCGCTCTGACAAGGTCGCCAATGTGGGCCTGGGCGCTCGTTATCTTGTGAACCGCAGCTTCGGTATCGGCGCTTCGGTCTCCTATGCCGACCGCAAGTCCTCCGGCGCCGCGGCGACCATCGGGCCGCAGTTCAACGTGACGCGGATTGGCTTGAGCTTGGTATTCCAGCGTTAA